The Arthrobacter oryzae DNA window CCTGGGATGCCAACTCCTGGGCGTAGGCCACCGTGGCCGGCAGGGATCCGCGCTGCTCCACTTCACGGAAGTAGTACGTTTCGTGAAACGCCAGCAGGTCGATGCTTACTGAGGCCACGTTTCCGGCCATCGACTCCAGCAGCCCGGCGGCATGCTTGGGGTCCAGTGACGAGACACCCGCCGGACCTGCGGCCTCCCGGAACAGGTTCAGTTCGTGGGCGAGGGCCCGGCGGCGGTTCAGGGCCGGGTACGTCTGCAGGATCCAGGTGACCGTTGCTGTCAGCAGCCCGAAACCGGTGACGGCCTGGAGGGCCACAACCAGCCGGAGCACCGGATGCCCGGGCACGATTTCGCCGAACCCCACCGTGGAGAGAGTGACGAGGGAGATGTAAAGCGCTTCGGCGAAGTCGCCCCGCTGCGGAACGCCGGCGGCGTGGACAAAGCCGGCCGGCAGGTGGGGCAGATAGAGCAGGGCCCAGCCGACGGCCGCCAGGCCTGCCCAGGCGCCAATGACCGCGGCCATGGCCAAAGGTGCTGCGATGAAGGAGCCCCGGCCCCGCAGTTTTCGCGACACCAGCCAGAATCCGCGCATGATCGCCCGGCCCACAGGACCGGATCCGTGCGGATAAAGGAGCGTGCGGAAGACGTCAACGAGCATCAGCAGAACCAGCCCGGCACCCAAAACCGTCCAGAGCGTGTCCTCGAAGTCCATGCCTCATCTTATGGGCGGCGCCCCGGTGCCTCGTCATGGCCACAGTGACAAAAAGAGGAACCCCGCAGTGCCGGTGAACTGCTCACGGGCACTGCGGGGTTCCTTGTTGACTGAGGCCGGTTACTCGGAATCGGGTTTCTGTTCCCGGTCCCGGAGGTTCTTCTTGATCTCGTCGAACTTCTCCTTGATGACCCGTTCCGCCTCCGCGAGGGTCTTCCCGGCGGTGCTCAGGGGATCCAGCTGAACGTAGACGTCCTGGCCCACGGGCACGTCGTACTCGTCCTTCAGGTGGGTGCCGCCGCCTACTCCCTGAAGGGACAGGTACACCATGGCTTCCGTCCGGGCAATGCCGGAGAGTGTTCCGAAGACAACCGTGAAGTCGTTCGATTGAAAGCTCACAGTCTGACCGATATGGCTGCGGTCCAGGTCACCGGCTGCCACCGGCTTCTCGGACGGGCTTCCGCTGTATGTCATGAACTTCTCCTAAATAGTCGAGGGACACGTACCCAGCAGTCTATACACGGGGCCGGTGGAGCTCCGGCGGTTTCGCTTCCGGCCCGGCCCTCATCGTCAGAAGCAGCCAGACCGTCCGCGGGATCGGCCACAGGACGGCCAGTGCGAGCGCCGGGCCCAGCGAGACGCCGACGTCGGGAAACTGGCGGACGATGACGGACAGGTGGGTGTCGAACCGGGCGGGGGCGTAAACGAGGCATAGCCACAGGGCAAACCCGTCGAGGGCGAGGGCCGCAGCGGCCCAGGCCAGGGGAGTCCACCGCTTTCCGGCAGGGGCATGTCTTCGCGCTAGCAGGAACCGGAGCGCCAGCCACAGGCTCAGCAGTTCCGCCAGCAGGAGTGCGAGCGACACCGCCCAACTGTACTGCTGCAGCCAGTCCTCGTGCACCACCGCAGGCACCGGGGGCCGGCCGTGGAGAATCCGCAGGAGGTTGGTGTCGATTGCCTTCAGCCGTGAGGGGGCAGCGGTGTCATTGCCGTTGATGACCAGGGCCACGCCAAGCCGGGCGGACGGAATCATGGCCAGGTAGGTGTGGCTGTTGCCCCACTCGCCCTGATGCTCCAGGAGAAGAGGCAGCGTTCCCTCGTGGACGGGCGGTGCTGCCGGATCGGCGGACTCCACAAGCGGCCGGGTGAACCAGCCCATGGCGTAGCGCTTGGATCCGTCCACCTGGACGCGTGACTCGAACATCGCCTCAACGCTGTCGGACCGGAGGATCCGGGCGCCACCGTACCGGCCGCCGTCGAGCAGTGCCATCAGTTCGTGGCCCAGGTCCTGGGCTGACGAGTACATCGTGGAGGACGGCATTCCGGTGGTGGGTGCGGGCCCGTCGGTCTGGCGCCAGAACGCGCCGAACCACCGCGAGTAGCCGTCGGCGGCGTTGTCTGCGCGGGCAGCAGCCCGGGTCGGATGGCTGTTCGCCATGTCGAGCGGCCCGAAGACGTGCTGTTGCATGTAGTCCGCGAACGGCTGGCCGGAGACCGTCTGCACCAGGAGGCCCAGGGTGTTGTAGTTGGCACTGGCATAGCCGAATGCTTCACCCGGGGTGCCGGCAAGCGGGGACTCCGACAGGGCCCGCACCCCTTCTTCGAGTGCCGCCACGTCCTGGGCTTCGGAGGCTTCGAATGCCGTGTCCTTCGAAGCCATGCCGCTGGCCTGGTGGAGCAGGTGCCTGACCGTGATGGCCGACGACCGGCTGTCTTTCAGCGTGAACCAGGGCAGGTAGGTCTGCACCGGTTCATCCAGCCGCAGTCTGCCGGCCTCAACCTGCTGCATCACGGCGATGGACGTGAGTGATTTGGTGGTTGAGGCCAGCAGGACGGGCGTCCGGGCGGTCATCGCCCGCCCGGACTCATCGGCCCGGCCAAAAGCGGCCGAGTGCACCTGGCGTCGGTCGCGGACGACGGCGACGGCAGCGCCGGGAACCCCGAGGACATCGATTTGTTCCCGCAGGAAGGAGTCCACCGCTGCGTAAGTACGCTCCGGATTCGGGGGTTCCGTGGCCGTTGTCCCGGCTGAGGCCGCTGCCGGGGGAGTGGCACCGCCGAGGATGCTTGCAAGGAGGAAGCACAGCAATGAGCAGCGCGACGTCCACCACACTGTCCGCATTCCTGCACCTGCTTAGGCTGACCGTTCCTTTACGGTACGGCGTGGCCGGGTGGGGCACAATGCATGTCCTGGCGGATGCCTACAAGGGTTAGTTTGCAGCCGCCGTAACCGGCTCGCCGTCGCGTACAGCAGGAGTGCTGCGGCGGCGCCAGTAGGCGGCCAGGACCGCGCCGGACACGTTGTGCCAGACGGAGAAGATGGCGCCGGGCAGGGCCGCTTCGGGAGTCAGGTACTGCCGCGCCAGCCCTGCTGCAAGGCCCGAGTTCTGCATGCCCACCTCGATCGCGGTGGTGCGCCGGGACGGAACCGGCAGCCGGAACAAACGCGCAGCACCGTAGCCGAGGGCATAGCCCAGGCCGTTGTGCAGGATAACGGCCACGAGAACCAGCAGTCCGGCGGCGAAGATGGCCTTGGCGCTTCCGGCAACCACTGCAACCACCACAAGGGTGATGGCGAGGACCGAAATCCAGGGAAGGGCAGGCAATGCCTTGTTGACCAGGCCCGGCAGGAAGAGCCGGATGACAAGTCCCAGCAGCACAGGGAACAGCACAATCTGGACGATGGACCACGCCATCGAACCGGCATCCACGGGCATGTACTGGCCGGCCAGCCACAAGGCCAGCACAGGGGTCAGCAGCGGCGCAATCAGTGTCGAAACGGTGGTCATGGCCACGGACAAGGCAACGTCGCCCTTGGCCAGGTAGGACACCACGTTGGAAGCTGTTCCGCCGGGGCAGCAGCCCACCAGGATGACGCCAGCGGCCAGTGCGGGAGGCAGCCCCAGCGCAGCCGCGACCAGCCAGCCCAGGAACGGCATGATGGCGTACTGGGCAATGACTCCGATCACCACCGGGATAGGTCGCTTGGCAATGACGGTGAAGTCAGGGGGCGTGAGTGTCAGCCCCATGCCGAACATGATGAGTCCCAGGAGGGGGTTGATCCAGGGGGCCAGCCCGGTGAAGGCCGTGGGGGCGGCAAGCGCTACGGCTCCTCCGGCCAGGATCAGGAGGGGGAAAAGCGTGACGGCGATGCGGGCGCTGCGTTCTTCGGCGGCTGATGCCGTCGTCGAAGATTCGGATAAGGAAGACATACCTACCGGATTATCACAGTGAGGGTTGGCTCCCGGAATCGGTGTGAGTTGATGACGCAGGGGCCGGCGCGGCACCGTGCGCCGAGTGAACGACGCGGCGCACGGTGCACTGCGCACTAGACTCGCGCGGATTCCTTCTCGCGGTCGGCATCGGCCGACTTGTAGGACTCCCAGAAGGTGGCCCCGGTGATTCCGAGGGGCCGGGGGTCGAAGACCGGGTCGAGGCCGAGCTTCTGCTGGCGCTCAAAGTCCTTGAGCGCCTTGAAAGCCGGCTTCTGCAGCACCAGGATGCCCACGATGTTCAGCCACGCCATGAGCCCGACGCCGATATCGCCCATCACCCACGCGTCAGCGGCCGTGTTCACGCAGCCGTACGCGGCGGCGACGAGGATGGCCACCTGCAGGGCGACGGTGGACGCGCGGCCGCGGCTGGTGCGGAGCCCCGGAATCATCCTGCTTGAGGAGTTGCCCAGCAAGAACCGCAGGTTGGTTTCGGCCATGTAGTAGTAGGCGATGACGGTGGTCAGGCAGAAGAAGACCAGTGTGATGGCGATGAACGCTGCGCCGACGCCGGGGAAGACGGAGTCGAACCCGGTCTGCACGTACTGGGGCCCCACGGTGGCCGTGGCCGAAAGCAGGCCGCCCTCGGCGAGGACCTCGCCGTCTTCGCTGCCGCCGGAGAAGACGCGGTAGGCGCCGGTGGAGAGGATCAGGAAGCCGGTGGCCGAGCAGACGAACAGCGTGTCAATGTACACCGCGAAGGCCTGGACCAGGCCCTGCTTGGCCGGGTGCGACACCTCGGCGGCGGCCGCGGCGTGCGGGCCGGTTCCCTGGCCGGCCTCGTTCGAGTAGACGCCGCGCTTGACGCCCCACATCACGGCAAGGCCGATGATGGCGCCGAGGGCCGAGTCCATGCCGAAGGCGCTGCGGAACACCAGTGAGAGGATTTCCGGGAGCTGGGCGGCGTTGATGACGACGACGATGAGGGCTAGGATGATGTAGCCGACGGCCATGAACGGCACCACGAACGCCGCAACGCTGGCGATGCGCTTCACGCCGCCCATGACCACGAGGGCCAGGAGGATGACCGAGCCGACGGCCACGGCCCAGGACGGGATGGTCCAGGCGCCGCTGATCGCGGTG harbors:
- a CDS encoding potassium channel family protein encodes the protein MDFEDTLWTVLGAGLVLLMLVDVFRTLLYPHGSGPVGRAIMRGFWLVSRKLRGRGSFIAAPLAMAAVIGAWAGLAAVGWALLYLPHLPAGFVHAAGVPQRGDFAEALYISLVTLSTVGFGEIVPGHPVLRLVVALQAVTGFGLLTATVTWILQTYPALNRRRALAHELNLFREAAGPAGVSSLDPKHAAGLLESMAGNVASVSIDLLAFHETYYFREVEQRGSLPATVAYAQELASQAQRSESPELQFAGRMLHAALDGLADVLRGKFGHSGTTSSDVFDSYELHHRHVRRGDPDAH
- a CDS encoding serine hydrolase domain-containing protein, with protein sequence MDSFLREQIDVLGVPGAAVAVVRDRRQVHSAAFGRADESGRAMTARTPVLLASTTKSLTSIAVMQQVEAGRLRLDEPVQTYLPWFTLKDSRSSAITVRHLLHQASGMASKDTAFEASEAQDVAALEEGVRALSESPLAGTPGEAFGYASANYNTLGLLVQTVSGQPFADYMQQHVFGPLDMANSHPTRAAARADNAADGYSRWFGAFWRQTDGPAPTTGMPSSTMYSSAQDLGHELMALLDGGRYGGARILRSDSVEAMFESRVQVDGSKRYAMGWFTRPLVESADPAAPPVHEGTLPLLLEHQGEWGNSHTYLAMIPSARLGVALVINGNDTAAPSRLKAIDTNLLRILHGRPPVPAVVHEDWLQQYSWAVSLALLLAELLSLWLALRFLLARRHAPAGKRWTPLAWAAAALALDGFALWLCLVYAPARFDTHLSVIVRQFPDVGVSLGPALALAVLWPIPRTVWLLLTMRAGPEAKPPELHRPRV
- a CDS encoding bile acid:sodium symporter family protein gives rise to the protein MSSLSESSTTASAAEERSARIAVTLFPLLILAGGAVALAAPTAFTGLAPWINPLLGLIMFGMGLTLTPPDFTVIAKRPIPVVIGVIAQYAIMPFLGWLVAAALGLPPALAAGVILVGCCPGGTASNVVSYLAKGDVALSVAMTTVSTLIAPLLTPVLALWLAGQYMPVDAGSMAWSIVQIVLFPVLLGLVIRLFLPGLVNKALPALPWISVLAITLVVVAVVAGSAKAIFAAGLLVLVAVILHNGLGYALGYGAARLFRLPVPSRRTTAIEVGMQNSGLAAGLARQYLTPEAALPGAIFSVWHNVSGAVLAAYWRRRSTPAVRDGEPVTAAAN
- a CDS encoding alanine/glycine:cation symporter family protein — protein: MSDVLSAINDVIWSDWLVYLCLATGVYFSIRSRFLQVRHVKGMIEQLFRGEKSASGVSSFQALAMSLSGRVGTGNVAGVATAIAFGGPGALFWMWTVAFLGASTSFVESTLGQMYKTRDPLTGEYRGGPAYYFSRAFAHTKGAGFFKVYGYVFAAVTVLACGVLMPGVQTNSMATAISGAWTIPSWAVAVGSVILLALVVMGGVKRIASVAAFVVPFMAVGYIILALIVVVINAAQLPEILSLVFRSAFGMDSALGAIIGLAVMWGVKRGVYSNEAGQGTGPHAAAAAEVSHPAKQGLVQAFAVYIDTLFVCSATGFLILSTGAYRVFSGGSEDGEVLAEGGLLSATATVGPQYVQTGFDSVFPGVGAAFIAITLVFFCLTTVIAYYYMAETNLRFLLGNSSSRMIPGLRTSRGRASTVALQVAILVAAAYGCVNTAADAWVMGDIGVGLMAWLNIVGILVLQKPAFKALKDFERQQKLGLDPVFDPRPLGITGATFWESYKSADADREKESARV